The Capsicum annuum cultivar UCD-10X-F1 chromosome 3, UCD10Xv1.1, whole genome shotgun sequence genomic sequence GAGTcatttgatgttggattttgaacgAGTTGGTTAGATTCATCTGAAATGTATGGACTGTCATATGCTAAAATTTTAAATTGGATAAGATATTTAGAAACATTCTCTATAATTATGGATTTATAAGATTCTACTCTCTCAATGGGTTGAGGCTGAGAAGATAAGGCCTGTTTAATAAAAGATAGTGGAGAAGACAAATCGTCAATTATGCTAGAAGAGGATTAAAGTGACAATAACGTTAAAATTGATGTAACTGGACTAAATGAAAAGATAGTTTTCGAAAATTTGACATCACgatttacaaaaaattattttattttcaggtCATAAAGCTTGTAACTTTTTGACCAGTAGGATAACCAACAAAGACACAACATTTGGCTCGGGAATCAAATTTTTGTTTATGCTGGACAACAGTAGCATGGCACAAACAATCAAAAACTTTTAGATGACTAAGTGATAGTGATCTATGATATAACAATTCATAGGGTGATTTTGAATGTAACAATGGAGTTGGTAATCGATTAAATAATATAGAAAGTAGTCAAAACACATTCACCCCAAAAGGTAATGGCAAGTGAGACTGAAAACATAAAGCTTGtgcaatatttaaaatataacgaTGCTTGCGTTCAACTACTTCATTTGGTTGTGGAGTTGAAACACAAGTTCTTTGGTATTCGATTTCATGAGAGTGAAAAAAATTTCATTGCTTCAAATATTTTGCCGTTGTCTGTCCTAATTTTTTTAACTGaatcatgaaattgatttttaGTAAATGATATAAAAGATCGCAAAAGATGAGAAGTTTCAGACTTGTATTTCATGAGAAATAATTAAGTACATCTTGTAAAATCATCCAcgatagtaagaaaaaaaatgagcTCCTGGATCAGTAGATACTCGATGGAAATCCCAAACATCTCAATATAACAAGTCAAATGGAGCAAGAGTAGATATATTACTCATGTGAAAATGCAAGCCGTGTTTGTTTTTCCAAAGGACAACATCACaattattatcaaaaaaaatactacaagaaGGTAATAGTGGAGCAATTAATCTGAGGTGAGAAGATGACGGGTGTCCTAGACGCATGTGCCATAAATCTTTTAATTGTAAAACTTGATGAGAAATGGGTGGTTGTGGCATTGATGGTATGTAATAGATACCACCATGATGTTTACACGAGTCAATCATCTTTTCTGTTGCCAAGTCCTGTagtacaaaaaagagaaaaataaatgggCACGACAATTTAGATCATTGGTAAGTTTATTAACAGACGTTAAATTTAAACGGAAAGAAGGAACATGTAAAACATCATTTAAGGTGATGTCTGAGCTGAATGAAATTGTGCCAGTGGAATGAATTGATACTAGCGACCCATTGGGTAAATTGACAATTAGTATTAATAGGGATTTTGTTTGAGTGAACAATGTGGAATAAAAGTAATGTGATCAGTAGCTTTGTTATCCAAGATCCATGGCCTAGAGAATGCAGAATTAATTGAAACATTATGAAAAAGAGATAAACCTGTTGCATTTACATAAGCGTCACCATTACcgacaaaattattattttgagacaATAAGCTTACTGCATGAGCAATTTGTTGAAGTTGTTCAGAGGAAAATCCATGTAAACCATTGTCATTTTGTAAGTGAACCTCCTTCTTAGATTGAAAAAATTCCGCTAAATTAGTAACATGAGAAGGACTGCCCTGAGATTCATGTTGTTGTCGATTGTTTTGGCTTCCTGAATTGTTGAATGCCCAAGTTCATTTTTAAACTTGCATCTGTCCTCTATATGACCTTTTCTATTGCAATGTTTGCAATGAAATTTCAGATTGCGGCAGTTCTCAATTATGTGTCCTTCTCGATTGCAATGCTCACAATATTGCTTATCCTTGAGTTTGTTGAAAAAATTATTAGTGCATCGTTGAAGTGCAGCTGCGATGGAGAAACCTTTTGTTCTCCATGTTTCCTCCTGAATAACAAGAGAATATGCTTGGCGTACATTAGGCAGCGGGGATATCATGAGAATATTTGATCGAACATTATAGATATCATTTAGACCCATAAGAAATTGCATTAGACGGACTTCTTCAATTTGATCAGTGTGTGCTTTGATTTGGTTGCATGTGGGAAGTACTCGAAACGTATCTAATTCCTCCTAATGACATTTGAGTTTTGTAAAATAGAAAGAAACATTCATATTATCTTGCGAGAGTAAAGCGAATGATTTTTGAATCTGATATATTGTTGGTGCATTCTTTTGTGAAAATTGATCTTTAAGATCTTGTCATACCTGGTGAGCAGTCTTGACATAAATGACTCTTTTAGCTAGATCAGGTTCCACAGAATGAGCAAGTTATGCTAAAATCATATTATTCCACTGATTCCACAGAGCATAATCTGTTGGCTTATCAGTTTTCGACCGTGATTCGATTGATCCATCAATAAAAGATAACTTATTTTTACCGTGAGatcatgaatcatgaatttgCTTCAGGATGGATAATTAATCCCATTCAATTTGATTGGAACAAGCATGTAGCTGGGATGATCTGAATGTTGAAGaaaatatggatttgatgaatccaTATTGTGACTCTTATTGCTAATATTTGGGTTTTGGGAATGATCAAGTTCTGATGTCATCTTGAAAAGGAGAGAAAATATCTTTAgttgttgtaattttattattcacagactgaatatatatataacttgATACAAATCAATCCAGCCCATCTTTTAAGCAGAAAATCATGATCCCAGTTAATGAGATTTGATCTACAAATATGAAaaacaaatacataaaaataaatatacaagatATGTAATATCTCAACACAGTCCAACTGTTCTAACTTCAAATAGCACCATTTAGGTGCATGATCCAATAATCTGATGAAAAGGTCACCCCATCcctttttattttcctcttaaGTGCGCAGTCCTGACGAGTTCACCCTCACCCAAAAAATAGGATGTAAAAGGAATAGGAAGTTTTTGGAACAGCCAAATATTTTGGGGTATCTAAACTATGATGCATGAAGGAATTAATAATAACATTCATACGTGGTTAAGTTTTCCAAACCTCTTTAAATCCTTAAACAATATCCAATTCTTAATACTAGCATTTAAAAAAGGCAACTTACATGCTAAGCAATGCAGGCAACTTACTCTAAGTTCGTCCCCTGAAAAGTGAGTCTTGTTTAAGGTTGAGCACACCTATACCATTGACCTGATAAATTGAGCCATTGAGTCATGCTGAACACTATTAATCCTCCGATTTTTCAATGCGGAGCACAATTTTTGTGCTAAAATACAtcaaaattgttttaaaaaatacttagtaAGTATGAACTaacttcaaaaatataataagcTCAATGTTAATAATCTTAACAATTGAACTCATAGAATTTAAATTCTAATCCACTTATAACTCCAACAACACCTATTTAATTTGTTGTACTCTTGAGAGATTAAATAGCAGTCCAACTGTTCTAACTTCACACTGCACCAATTAGGTGCATGGTCCTATCTAATGAAAAGTTCACTCCTCCTCTTTTTATCTTCCTCTTAAATCTCATTCTTCACGAATTCACACCCACCTAAAAAAAGGTCATGAAGGAATAGGATGTTTTTGTAAAAAGCCCAAATGGGTTATCAAAACTTGGATTAacgaaaaaataataactttcgtACGTGCTTAATAAGTTTTCATACCCACTCTAAATCCTTAACAATATCCAATCCTTAATaagcatttaaaaaataaagaaggcaACTTACATGCTAAGCAATGCAGGGCACATGGGTAGTGAAGGACAAACTTTTTGTTTTGCTGATTGACTTAGGAACATGATGAGTTGATGACACTACTCTTTTTACATTCGTCCTAGTCATAATCCCACCtgtctttttaaattaaattttttctctaCTTCATCTTAGATAGTGGTACGAAATGCATATACTTTACCTCTCTCCAAACCCCACTTGGTGAgcatacactgggtatgttgttgctgttgtcGTCAAGAACCACAAAAAATTAGTCGAAGCCTCTGGAAGCTACAATATTTAGAACTTTCATCAGCAATTCAGCATGCAGCCAAGATGTTGAGAAATAGGACTAATACTTTGTACAGAATAGATGAATTAACAATGTAAAAGCGAAAAGTAAAAGGGGAGATAGCTAGCTCTTTAATTTTTCATCCAACTTTTTAGAAAGAATCTTTTCGTATCTTGTCTGctacttttaattttaaatcgTCATCCATATCATAATCCTCTAAATGCTAAGCACTCTATATATAACGTAATTTATCATTAGTCGAACTCAACTTAAGGTGACACATACTGTATCATATAACACAATTAAGCTAAGGACTATTGCTGTGTTGAATATTCGAATTTGGAGATGGCGGACATGCAGATAGTTCTGGCAGGCAAAAATAACGTAGAACCTCAGTATGTGGAAATGATGGTGCCACTCTACTCTTATGGTTGTGAGAGAAAAATCAACAAGGCTCTTTCCCATATCAAAGGTAAATTAATTCAACACTATTGCATATTGTGTATTGGGAGAAAATTTTCATCTAAAATTCATGAATTAACTTTTAATGATCTTAAGGTGtgatcatttttaattgtttttttgttttttattgagtTTGTAGAGGTCtaagttttgtatttttaagtCTCTGCCTATACAACATACATGAAGCCTTCCCAAATATGTTCAAGGGCCAAGAGGATAAATGCCCAAGTCAACAGATATGTTTTGTGTCAGTAGATTTAAGCAACTAGGCCCAACAAAGGGCCAAGAAAATGGGCTTTTCAGTATAGGAGATTTGTataatttttgtgtgtgtttattGCGGCAAATGTTCCTAACTGCCCGGATAGCCTGTTTGGGATTGCTTTTTGTTCTGATTCTCATGGATTTCTGTTCGAGCTATAATTGGAAAATTTCAGCGCATGTCTTTGAACCATCTTGTTTACACTGTATGTGttatacaaaatatacatataagatACATACCTATTCATAACTTATACAACTGAAGTATTAGGTATTGTATACTTTCGGCCATGTTGGTAAACTAGATGGCTGAAAGGTATATTGACTTAAGTTTCCTTAATTCAATCCAATACTTTCTGGTTTTTCTTCTTCGAGCTAAAATCATTGACAAAAAATATAGGCATTGTCATAACATTAACTCCTCTTAGTTTAAGAAGTCAATTTATCCGTTGGAAACTTGTACTAATACCAGTAACTATACGTCAAAATTGTAGGGATATATTCAGTGAACGTAGATTTTGAACAACAGAAGGTGACAGTATGGGGAATATGCAACAAGTATGATGTGCTGGCCACAGTTAGGAGCAAAAGAAAAGCAGCTCGTTTTTGGAATCCAGAAGACAACAACATAGAAGAATCAGAAACAGATTCATCATCAAGCCCACCACCAGCTTCTGGTTATCGAATTAGGTCCACTGCACCACCTTTGGCACTCATAAGGGCTAGATCACTAAGCTGGAAAGCTTTGAAAAAGGCCTTCACTAGAACATATTCATTCTAATTAAAACATAAGGTCCAATTTTATCCCCCCCTATGGACCCTTCTTTCCTACCCACATGAAGAAATATGAGCATGGATGTAACTATatgtattgtatttgtatatagtTAAGTTTTCCCATCTTTAATTTTGCAGTGGTTCCTACCTAAGCTTTTCTGAGGGACGAAGAATCCGTTTATGTTTGATTATGGTCTTCGATTGTTATagaattttaacataaaaacttCAGTGCTATTTTTACCTTATTAATGCTTCTAAGCTGCTAATTTTACGTACTATTTCTTGCTAATTAATTTGTTGTGGTAGTCCTCATCAGCAGAAATAGTAAATTAGAAATTGGACCACTTTATACCAATATTGTTACAAATTAAACATGAGAACTCAAAAAAAACTATTAGTCTGTTAGGAGATCGAGACTCCGAGAGAATCAATCCATTATGACTTTTAAACGCATTATCAAAATTGATTACTATTAATGAGAgacttaaattgatttacaacAATCGCCATCAATAATCAATTACATTACTTTTTAGATCCAAGTCGAAACTACTCTATTTCAGTTGCGTTGGTCATGGCTAgcatttcattttctttttaggaACTGCTTTTTATCTCCGGATAACTTGTTCCCAATCAAACGAGGGGTTACTTGGTTGGAAACAAGTTATCCCGAGATAATTAAATATCTTCTAacgtagtatatatttaacgtatacatatatatatgttttataaattagtatataactatatatatatattgtagtatatgttttatttaaagtagtacatatattaaatggtatatatatatatatgtgtatatatcttctaaagtaatatatatttaacgtatacatgtgtatatgtattataaACTAGTAAGCGCATTAAATTGGGAAATACAAGGTTGTGAGagagatttagaaaataatacttCAGAAATAAAGTGCCTTAAGAAACGTATTAGTAAAAAAACTTATCaattaggataataaatgcctataagatatattgaatatattagagaaattcaacgttaatattatagagaatttacttataaacatcaacttgtaaaaattcaaaaacaatttgtagaaagactagagttgttaaataaagaaataagaaacctaGAAATAGATATTCTAAACTTTAAAGAAACAGACGAAATAATTATCATAAcctctaaatattataaaaaagcattaattagtgaacaatctaggctgatagaaaatatacaagaagtagaattAGATATAACCTATACTAATagtagattgaaatatcaaactaagctaagcAAAAAATACCTTAATTTAAATCACTTAGGATAACAAAATAGCTTCTTTAAAATGCCTTGATTACTtagatcttagatttcaacccgaaaagaaatatagagtgtTAAAAGATAACTCCACTATAAGGTGTAACTTCAACCAGGGTGAACATATTTTACAttcagaagataaacaatataatacaataatagactttataataaattcaagcgaaaaaattcaggaaaaagataatagtataataaaatttttagaagagATAGAAGCTactcaaaataaacataaaaagacactagataagatagaacaaaatttagattattcaaagtcacaagaaatagaaatagacagaaaaattcagtatttaaatcacaaatttaatttagaaaaaatacctacaaaattagaaatagaaaagctaataaaaactataatagaaagacctaaagaattagaagtaaaaactactcaattaatatttaaacttatagaacaagtagaaaatataacaacagaaatcaaagatttgcaagaaataacaaaaagattagaagaaatatcactttcatgagtgaagaagatataaattatagtaaggcactagaaaaatcaagaagTTATCATAGCGAACCAAAAGGATTATCTAAGCATATACCTTCAAGTATAacagataaaattttattaaaacaaaataataccataatagagttattattagAAGGATTTTTGTATCTGTCTTGCTTACATTTGTCTGATGGTTGAGTCTTGCTTCTAATAGTTGTACCTGCTTAATTaatctagtgttttccatgaggagTGATTCCTTCTGAGCATTTAGCTTCTTGAAATTCTCCGTCATAGAAGAACGATGGTTGCAGAAAATAATCTTTCCCGTCTCTCTCTGCAAATTATACTGAGGTATTTGATCTAGGTTCTGTCTGAGTGGTGGTGATATATAATATTTTGGTcctaaatatcctctagcatgatttgtggcttcggtaaaatcattaaaacctttgaaAGGAGGGGTTTTAAAACCTTGTATTGAATCCAacacttctaaccatgtttgAAAAATTCCGTTAGTCTTTCCATGAATGACTACGTAATATTTAAACTTAGGTCTACTTTTTTTTgccatgtaatggcataaagaattcatggatgccataaaatgattacgattttgtctattataagatATCCAAAGATTGTCTACTAAACACTTTTGGGGTCTATCTAGAATATAGTTTGGTCTTATTCTAAATGATATGTTACTCTCAGGGTAAGCAATTAAGTTAAATGGTCCaaagtgaattctttccattgtttctaaagattctagtggtctaaaatttaaattacctaacattgtctgttgaTATGAATCCGAAGACGAAGCTACGCCCTTGCCTTTATCTACAGCaggttgtcctgttggtctcatgctgaaaacaaatgaatcggattaaacttatttatttattcccagttgtaatctacttaactggtctgctaattcgttttctttaccttttatatgttcaaatacgatattcttataaacagatatggtgtctgtaaaatttaaccatctttttctactactagttttatcatttattttttgatgaaatttaactatagcttcacaatctgttctaactaaaatttcttctttatttagaatatataacttaaaactaTTTAACCCATATATTATAGTCAGTACTTCTAGGTCTATAGCACtcttgtttcctttttctttatattccCCACTCTGATAaccacatatttgttcttcatttttattactgtatttatttGGTCGTGCTTTTAAAATGgctccccatcctaaatcacTTCCTTCTGTTTGAATGATTAGATAATCTGATTCTAATGAAAATTTTAGGtctgaaatatttttaattttttcttttattttttgaattaatttaatatcttctatattGAAGTTTTTCTGCCCTTTACTACCGGTCTTTGCgtataatggtcctgctatttttcctaaatcttgaataaaatttcttgcataatttactaatcctaaaaacttttgtaaatcttttgtcttttctaatttatctggcatttctaatattttctttgcaatgtgtggttgaagttttatctttctatttcctaaagttattcctagaaaattaatataagtcttacatagttccattttctttttacttattattatcccatgtttaacaaataatctaaaaattatttgtaagtgtcctaagtgttcttgtatattttgactgaacactaaaatatcatctacatatactaatataaaatgTTTA encodes the following:
- the LOC107866079 gene encoding heavy metal-associated isoprenylated plant protein 28, whose translation is MADMQIVLAGKNNVEPQYVEMMVPLYSYGCERKINKALSHIKGIYSVNVDFEQQKVTVWGICNKYDVLATVRSKRKAARFWNPEDNNIEESETDSSSSPPPASGYRIRSTAPPLALIRARSLSWKALKKAFTRTYSF